AGATGGCGGCGGTGCGCACGTCTTCGGACGGGTCGGCGATCAGCTCCATCAGCGGCGGCAGGGCGCGGCGGTCGCCCATCGAGCCGAGGGCCTGGCAGGCGGCGGCGCGCACCGACGAGTGCGGGTCGTGGAGCGAGTCGAGCAGGCGACCGAACACCTTCGGCTCGTTGCTGCGTCCGAGCACGCGCACGGACCAGTAGCGGGCGTCGACGTTAGGGTCGGCGGCGGCGGAGAGGAGTTCCTCGCCGACGTCGAGGCCCTGTTCCCAGATCGCGTCGGCGGCGGTTTTGCGGATTATCCAGGTCTTGTGCGAGAGGTAGCCGACGAGCACCTTCTGGGCATCGCGCGTCTCGATCATCGCGATCGCGCGGATGGCCTCGAGCTTCGACTCCTCGGGATCACGGTCGACGATTTCGCAGAAAGTGCGGAGCAGCGCCGGATCGCAGTTGACGGCGACGAGCTTGATGACCCAGTATTTTGCCTCGACCGAGGCGCTGTGCAGGGCCTTCAGGACCGCCTCGGGGTTGAGGTCGTGAATGAGGGTCAGGCTGTCGTACGTCGCCTTTCGGACAGGCCAGTTTTTCTCCTCGAGGAGGGTGAGAAGCGCCGGCACCA
The Candidatus Ozemobacteraceae bacterium DNA segment above includes these coding regions:
- a CDS encoding HEAT repeat domain-containing protein → VPALLTLLEEKNWPVRKATYDSLTLIHDLNPEAVLKALHSASVEAKYWVIKLVAVNCDPALLRTFCEIVDRDPEESKLEAIRAIAMIETRDAQKVLVGYLSHKTWIIRKTAADAIWEQGLDVGEELLSAAADPNVDARYWSVRVLGRSNEPKVFGRLLDSLHDPHSSVRAAACQALGSMGDRRALPPLMELIADPSEDVRTAAIFAVSLIGDKDERIASQPSVPKHLKPENQMPCPHCQKSIGRSFTFCPFCLGHLKNACRKCGRPMEAGWKGCPDCGQPA